The window ATTCCTTCAGCTCTGCGACAATATCCTCGCAACCACAGACCCTGCAGAACTTCAGGATTATGCATACGCGCTTCAGGACTACTATGCAGAGAACCTGCCTGCAATTCCCCTCTACTGGAGCAACGTGGTTACTCCGTATAACAGGCACTTCGAAGGCTGGTACACTGATCCCCTTTACGGAATTTACAACCTGGATACCTTTGTAAATGTAAAGAAAAAATCTGCTTAAGGAGAGGGCAACGTATGGAGTGGACAAAAAACAAGCTGTTCTGCATTACAGCCCTCTCTTTACTATTTTTAGGCGGGATTTCCCTGGCAATGTTGCTTTCGGGAAATGGAGAGGCTTCAGGAATTGAAATTCCGAACGCAGAAGCAAATACTGCTTAATGTTTAATGATAACTAAGATCGGGAGATATTACGCATTCCTCCACCACCTATCAGATCGGATAAATTCAACCTTTCGAAGAAGGAGAATCCTGATCAAGCGGTTGGAAACGACAAAACGGTGTTAAAACGGTAAGGTCGATGTGAAAACGGTAAGGTGATAAAATGAGTGAAGTGGTTAAAAAAACGCTCAGGTACGCGGCTTCCTTTCTCCTCATAATTACCCTCAACTTTGCATTCCCGAGGCTTATGCCAGGGGATCCCGTAAAGAATCTCATAGGGGAGGATGTCTACGTTTCAGAAACCGTAATGGAGGAGTTAAGGGCCGAAATGGGGCTGAACATTTCTCTTTACGACCAGTTTACAGCTTACCTCGGAGGTCTCCTCCGGTTTGACCTGGGTTACTCATATCACCTTCACGGCCCTGTGTCCGAGATTTTGAGGGAGAGAATTGGATGGACCCTCCTTTTTGTAGGGGTTTCCGTACTCCTGGGGACAGTCCTTGGGACCCTGCTCGGGGCATACTCGGGCTGGAAACCTGAAACAAAGGCAAACCGCCTCGCATGTTACGGGTTTATTGCAATCTCCTGCACGCCTCCCTATTTCCTTGCCCTTCTTTTCCTGGAAATCTTTGCCTTCAAGCTCGGGCTTTTTCCTTTAAAGGGCTTTTATGACATCCCGACCCCGGGAAATGTGATGCACCACATGTTTTTACCGGTAACTGTGATGGCCCTCTTTTCCGCCTCCAGGAACTTCCTGATAATGCGAGGAAGCGTCATACAGGAAAAAGGGCAACTTTATGCCCTCTATGCCCGGGCAAAGGGCCTTTACGATACAGCCATTCTTTTCAGGCACGTAATGAAAAATGCTTCCCTTCCAATCATTACCCTGCTGGCCCTTGATTTCGGATTTCTCTTCAGCGGAGCCCTTTTTACAGAGATCGTTTTTTCCTTAAACGGCATGGGTACCCTGATCTATGATGCAATAATTGGAAAAGATTACCCTGTCCTCCAGGGGTCGTTTCTGGTAATAGCCCTTGCAGTCCTGCTTGCAAACATGCTTGCAGACCTGCTGTATGCAGTTGCCGATCCGAGAGTAAGGAGGCCGACATGATACAAGAGGAAGCGTACATAAGGGAACGCCCCAGGCAATGGAAAGATTTTCTGGCCAAGAATTTAAACCTTGATATCCGGAAATACAAAAAAAACCTGAAAAAATTCAACCGAGGAGGACTTTTTCTCTTTACATTTTTCCTTATCCTTGCCCTGTTTCCGTCTCTTTTTGCCCCTTACTCCCCAACCGAGCGTTTCATTCCTTATGAAGTTCCATCAACTGCTCACCTTCTAGGGACAAATGATATCGGAAATGACATACTCTCGGAACTGGTTTACGGGGCCAGAATATCGCTGATGGTAGGCTTTGCCTCGGCCTCCATCTCAACCTTAATAGGCCTCATGATAGGACTCTTTTCAGGCTACTTCAGGGGGACGCCGGACGAGTTGCTCATGGGCTTTACCGACGTTGTCCTCATAATCCCAAAAATCCCCCTGATCATAATCCTGGGAGCTTTCCTGCGCCCGAGCATCTGGATCCTGATCCTTGTTCTCGGACTTCTTTCATGGGAGTCCATTGCCAGAGTGGTCCGCTCAAAAACCCTGCAGATAAGGGAAACAGGCTATGTTAAAAGTGCCCGATGCATGGGCTTTTCCTCATTTCATATCATGGTCTCAGACATCTTCCCGAACCTCATCCACGTCCTGCTGCCCAAGTTCATGCTGGCAACGGCTTCAGCAATGATTTCAGAAGCTTCGCTCTCTTTCCTGGGACTGGGGGATATAAGCATGAAAAGCTGGGGAATCATGCTTTCCTTTGCCTTTTCCCGTGGAGGATTTATAAGAGACA is drawn from Methanosarcina lacustris Z-7289 and contains these coding sequences:
- a CDS encoding ABC transporter permease, with the protein product MSEVVKKTLRYAASFLLIITLNFAFPRLMPGDPVKNLIGEDVYVSETVMEELRAEMGLNISLYDQFTAYLGGLLRFDLGYSYHLHGPVSEILRERIGWTLLFVGVSVLLGTVLGTLLGAYSGWKPETKANRLACYGFIAISCTPPYFLALLFLEIFAFKLGLFPLKGFYDIPTPGNVMHHMFLPVTVMALFSASRNFLIMRGSVIQEKGQLYALYARAKGLYDTAILFRHVMKNASLPIITLLALDFGFLFSGALFTEIVFSLNGMGTLIYDAIIGKDYPVLQGSFLVIALAVLLANMLADLLYAVADPRVRRPT
- a CDS encoding ABC transporter permease, with the protein product MIQEEAYIRERPRQWKDFLAKNLNLDIRKYKKNLKKFNRGGLFLFTFFLILALFPSLFAPYSPTERFIPYEVPSTAHLLGTNDIGNDILSELVYGARISLMVGFASASISTLIGLMIGLFSGYFRGTPDELLMGFTDVVLIIPKIPLIIILGAFLRPSIWILILVLGLLSWESIARVVRSKTLQIRETGYVKSARCMGFSSFHIMVSDIFPNLIHVLLPKFMLATASAMISEASLSFLGLGDISMKSWGIMLSFAFSRGGFIRDMWWWYLPPGICITLCVMFIALMGFGFEGREKENGKRGVDSE